A single region of the Nicotiana sylvestris chromosome 6, ASM39365v2, whole genome shotgun sequence genome encodes:
- the LOC138871137 gene encoding uncharacterized protein yields the protein MAEYEACILSLRLSIDMGVQEILVLGDSDLSVEFRHIPRIHNEIADALATLSSMLHHPDKAYVDPVYIQVCDQHDYCNMVEEEIDGEPWFHDIKEYIKSGAYPTYATSDQKRTIRRLTSGFFLSGGILYKRTPDL from the exons atggctgagtatgaagcatgcattctgAGTTTGAGGTTATCTATAGACATGGGAGTCCAGGAAATACTTGTTCTAGGAGATTCAGATTT GTCGGTAGAATTTAGACATATTCCcaggattcataatgagattgccgatgctttggctactctgtcatcgatgttacatcatccggacaaGGCTTATGTCGACCCCGTGTATATCCAAGTTTGTGATCAACATGATTATTGTAATATGgttgaagaggaaatcgatggcgaaccttggttccatgatatcaaggaatacataaAGTCAGGGGCATATCCAACATATGCcacaagtgatcaaaagagaaccatccGGCGTCTgactagtggatttttcttgagtgggggAATCTTATACAAGAGGACTCCAGATTTATGA